A region of Hydrogenimonas cancrithermarum DNA encodes the following proteins:
- the feoB gene encoding ferrous iron transport protein B, whose translation MKTIKVALAGQPNVGKSSIINSMTGARLHVGNFSGVTVEKKEVFIEKEGYEIEIVDLPGIYSLNAYTPEEHVAKKFLFEEDYDLIVNVVDANTLSRNLIFTMQLMDMQKKMILVVNMIDEVEKQGGKVDKEKLEELLGIPVILTSAKEQRGVDQIIDQVIATYEEPKPKNKLYYDERIEEQIEKIVKILHKSPHFKDADYARFIAIRLLDRDEDIYKIIHDLPIFIELHELLGKIYRELELEFDEESTSDILSDERYALSKALVMEALKSPPKKVTLTDRLDKLLIHPIFGLPIFLFFMWLLFQLTFEIGSIPMDWIDAAFTEISNLVKAVLPEGAIQSVLADGVIPAVGSIIMFLPNILILFMGINLLEQTGYMARTAFLLDGFMKKFGLQGKAFIPLVSGFGCTVPAYMAARTLKNPTDRIITMLVLGFMSCSARLPVYVLLIGAFFPASHAGNILFIIYISGAILGLIVAKILRTVLFKGEPEPFVMEMPPYRFPSMKALGMELWIKAKLFLKKAGTFIAGASMIIWFLSSYPHDTAIEQSYTQKIEAVQDKSKKEELLNEMVSKELEASYLGEIGKTIEPIFAPIGFDWRMSVAVVAGLAAKEVVVSTLATLYAVGDADERSNTLIQRLRENVSFKAAIALIVIIMIYSPCIAAMSTFWAEVPQWAWRGFYLVYPNVLAWLAAFSVYNFLDLMGY comes from the coding sequence GTGAAAACGATCAAAGTAGCGTTGGCCGGCCAGCCCAATGTCGGAAAATCTTCCATCATCAACTCGATGACAGGTGCGCGCCTGCATGTCGGAAACTTTTCGGGGGTCACAGTCGAAAAGAAAGAGGTTTTCATCGAAAAAGAGGGGTATGAGATCGAGATCGTCGACCTGCCCGGCATCTATTCGCTGAACGCCTACACCCCGGAAGAGCATGTGGCCAAAAAATTTCTCTTCGAAGAGGATTACGACCTGATCGTCAACGTCGTCGATGCCAATACCCTCTCGCGAAATCTCATCTTCACGATGCAGCTGATGGATATGCAGAAGAAGATGATTTTGGTCGTCAACATGATCGATGAAGTTGAAAAGCAGGGTGGAAAGGTCGATAAAGAGAAACTCGAAGAGCTGCTCGGTATTCCCGTCATTTTGACATCGGCGAAGGAGCAGCGAGGGGTCGATCAGATTATCGACCAGGTCATCGCAACCTATGAAGAGCCGAAGCCGAAAAACAAGCTCTACTATGACGAGCGGATCGAAGAGCAGATCGAAAAGATCGTCAAAATCCTTCATAAGTCCCCCCATTTCAAAGATGCAGACTATGCGCGTTTCATCGCCATACGTCTTCTCGATCGCGATGAGGATATCTATAAAATCATTCACGACCTTCCGATTTTCATCGAACTTCACGAACTGCTCGGAAAAATCTACCGGGAACTGGAGCTCGAGTTCGATGAGGAGAGTACGAGCGATATTTTGAGTGATGAGCGGTATGCCCTCTCGAAAGCGCTTGTGATGGAAGCGCTTAAAAGCCCACCGAAAAAAGTCACGCTGACCGACCGCCTCGATAAACTTCTGATCCATCCGATTTTCGGCTTGCCGATCTTTCTTTTCTTCATGTGGCTTCTTTTCCAGCTCACCTTCGAGATCGGTTCGATCCCGATGGACTGGATCGATGCGGCGTTTACCGAAATCTCCAATCTCGTCAAAGCGGTGTTGCCTGAAGGGGCGATCCAGTCGGTGCTTGCCGACGGGGTGATACCGGCTGTCGGGTCGATCATCATGTTTCTTCCCAATATTCTGATCCTCTTTATGGGGATCAACCTGCTGGAACAGACCGGCTATATGGCACGAACCGCTTTTTTGCTCGATGGGTTCATGAAAAAGTTCGGCCTTCAGGGAAAGGCGTTCATTCCGCTGGTCAGCGGTTTCGGGTGTACCGTTCCCGCCTATATGGCGGCACGAACCCTCAAGAATCCGACGGACCGCATCATCACGATGCTGGTACTCGGCTTCATGAGCTGTTCGGCACGGCTCCCGGTCTATGTCCTTCTCATCGGTGCTTTTTTCCCGGCTTCGCATGCCGGGAACATTCTTTTCATTATCTACATCAGCGGTGCGATACTGGGGTTGATCGTCGCGAAGATTCTGCGTACGGTCCTTTTCAAGGGAGAGCCCGAGCCCTTCGTTATGGAGATGCCGCCTTACCGTTTCCCTTCGATGAAGGCGCTGGGCATGGAGCTTTGGATCAAAGCGAAGCTTTTCTTGAAGAAAGCGGGCACCTTCATCGCGGGGGCTTCCATGATCATCTGGTTTCTCAGCTCCTATCCGCACGATACGGCGATAGAACAGAGTTATACGCAGAAGATAGAGGCGGTACAGGATAAAAGCAAAAAAGAGGAACTTCTGAACGAAATGGTCTCCAAAGAACTCGAGGCGAGTTACCTTGGAGAGATTGGAAAGACGATCGAACCGATCTTCGCACCGATCGGATTCGACTGGCGTATGTCGGTGGCCGTCGTGGCTGGCCTCGCGGCCAAAGAGGTCGTCGTTTCGACACTGGCGACGCTTTATGCGGTGGGGGATGCCGACGAACGCAGCAATACTTTGATCCAGAGACTTCGGGAAAATGTCTCCTTCAAAGCGGCGATCGCCCTTATCGTGATCATCATGATCTATTCGCCGTGCATTGCGGCGATGAGTACATTCTGGGCCGAAGTACCGCAGTGGGCATGGCGAGGGTTCTACCTCGTCTATCCGAACGTCCTGGCATGGCTGGCGGCATTCAGCGTCTACAATTTTCTGGACCTGATGGGGTACTGA
- a CDS encoding FeoA family protein, translating to MKPITECPIGCEGTIVRIRAKEPIKGRLFSLGLAKGSELKVLDHTLAKQTWEVESDGTKIALREEEAASVYIEPKECKQ from the coding sequence ATGAAACCGATAACCGAATGTCCGATAGGATGCGAAGGGACGATTGTCCGCATCAGAGCCAAGGAGCCTATCAAAGGGCGGCTCTTCTCACTGGGGCTTGCGAAAGGGAGTGAATTGAAAGTGCTCGACCATACCCTCGCCAAGCAGACATGGGAAGTCGAAAGCGACGGAACGAAGATCGCTCTGCGCGAAGAGGAGGCCGCCTCGGTCTATATCGAACCGAAGGAATGTAAGCAGTGA
- a CDS encoding rhodanese-like domain-containing protein: protein MKKRLFFLLFLISATLLFAEDMEYQDDVDAKEAIELIQKEGAVVIDVRDPVEFLYAGHAVGSINIPVFFVRIDLPPLDTRLKVAEVETKKKKAVHVKKTYRPMMDENRKFVEEVIKLTKGNTEKPLIILCRSGERSVYAANKLAKNGFENVYNLEGGFVFDWKAEGLPAGGE, encoded by the coding sequence ATGAAAAAAAGACTTTTTTTTCTTCTTTTCCTGATTTCTGCAACCTTGCTTTTCGCAGAAGATATGGAGTATCAAGACGATGTCGATGCGAAAGAGGCCATTGAACTGATCCAAAAAGAGGGAGCCGTCGTCATCGATGTACGCGACCCGGTCGAATTTCTCTATGCCGGACATGCAGTCGGCTCCATCAACATTCCCGTCTTTTTCGTACGTATCGATCTTCCGCCGCTCGATACACGTCTCAAAGTCGCAGAAGTCGAGACGAAAAAGAAGAAAGCGGTCCATGTCAAAAAGACCTACCGTCCAATGATGGATGAGAACAGGAAGTTTGTCGAAGAGGTCATAAAACTGACCAAAGGCAATACCGAGAAACCGCTGATCATCCTCTGCAGAAGCGGTGAACGCTCCGTTTATGCCGCCAACAAACTAGCAAAAAACGGCTTTGAAAATGTCTACAACCTCGAAGGCGGATTCGTTTTCGACTGGAAAGCGGAAGGTCTTCCGGCCGGCGGGGAATAG
- the trmA gene encoding tRNA (uridine(54)-C5)-methyltransferase TrmA: protein MTCKHFGACGSCSLYTMPYEDQLKKKKEELAKLLEPFYRGETTPFASEDAHYRARAEYKIYHDEEGCHYAMRHLDKKSFVTLGECPMVAKPIEKRMWRLLDLVNGDETLENRLFGVEFLSTTTDEVLVTMLYHRKLDEAWIEKARYLEEELSAKIIGRSRKQKIVLSEEFVTETLCIEGKTYRYRHYEQSFTQPNPKVNEKMIGWAMAQARRYGRGDFCELYAGAGNFTIPLSTLFAHVIATEISKRSIHAALENCRLNGVENITFVRMSSEEFTEALEGKRTFTRLKEVDLDAFDIGTMLVDPPRAGLDEGTRKLIAKFDTIVYISCNPQTLARDLEELCRTHRVEDAALFDQFPYTSHMEAGVVLTKM, encoded by the coding sequence ATGACGTGTAAACATTTCGGTGCGTGTGGAAGCTGTTCGCTCTACACGATGCCTTACGAGGATCAGCTGAAAAAGAAAAAAGAGGAGCTTGCAAAACTTCTGGAGCCCTTTTATCGCGGTGAAACGACGCCTTTCGCTTCCGAAGATGCCCATTATCGTGCACGTGCGGAGTATAAGATATACCATGATGAAGAGGGCTGCCACTATGCGATGCGCCATCTTGACAAAAAGTCGTTCGTCACACTCGGTGAGTGCCCGATGGTGGCGAAACCGATCGAAAAGAGGATGTGGCGGCTGCTCGACCTCGTCAATGGCGATGAGACGCTTGAAAACCGGCTTTTCGGGGTGGAGTTTCTCTCCACGACGACCGATGAAGTTCTCGTGACGATGCTCTATCATCGAAAGCTCGATGAGGCGTGGATCGAAAAGGCGAGGTATCTGGAAGAGGAGCTTTCGGCCAAAATCATAGGACGAAGCCGCAAACAGAAAATTGTGCTGAGTGAAGAGTTTGTGACCGAAACGCTCTGTATCGAGGGAAAAACTTACCGATACCGCCATTATGAACAGAGTTTTACTCAGCCCAATCCGAAGGTCAACGAAAAGATGATCGGATGGGCGATGGCACAGGCACGAAGGTATGGTAGAGGAGATTTTTGCGAGCTCTATGCCGGGGCGGGCAACTTCACGATTCCGCTTTCGACACTTTTTGCGCACGTGATCGCGACCGAAATCTCCAAACGCTCGATTCACGCCGCGCTGGAAAACTGCAGGCTCAACGGGGTGGAGAATATCACGTTCGTTCGGATGAGCAGCGAAGAGTTTACCGAGGCTTTGGAGGGGAAACGGACCTTCACTCGTTTAAAAGAGGTCGATCTCGACGCGTTCGATATCGGTACGATGCTCGTCGATCCGCCGAGAGCCGGGCTTGACGAGGGAACCAGAAAGCTGATCGCGAAATTCGATACGATCGTCTACATTTCATGCAATCCCCAGACGCTCGCCCGCGATCTCGAAGAGTTGTGCAGAACACACCGTGTAGAGGATGCGGCACTCTTCGACCAGTTTCCCTACACATCGCATATGGAAGCCGGAGTGGTGCTGACGAAGATGTGA
- the fliP gene encoding flagellar type III secretion system pore protein FliP (The bacterial flagellar biogenesis protein FliP forms a type III secretion system (T3SS)-type pore required for flagellar assembly.), whose amino-acid sequence MRKLFLLIPLLLAIPALAALDIPTVNLSLSAPAEPKDLVNTLNIVIVLTLLVLAPSLILVMTSFIRLIVVFAFLRQALGTQQTPPTQLLVSLALVLTLFIMEPMGKEAYEKGIKPYMDKKIGYEVAFDETVKPFKSFMLRNTRESDLALFYRIRHLPNPQTEADVTLPVLLPAFMISELKTAFEIGFLIFLPFLVIDMVVSSVLMSMGMMMLPPVMISLPFKILIFVLVDGWHLLVGNLVESFK is encoded by the coding sequence ATGCGAAAACTTTTTCTACTGATTCCGCTTCTCCTGGCGATACCGGCATTGGCCGCCCTGGATATTCCGACAGTGAACCTTTCGCTGAGTGCGCCCGCCGAACCGAAAGATCTGGTCAATACCCTGAATATCGTCATCGTTCTGACACTGCTGGTCCTTGCACCGTCGCTGATACTCGTTATGACGAGTTTCATACGGCTGATCGTCGTCTTCGCCTTCCTTCGGCAGGCCCTTGGAACGCAGCAGACACCACCGACACAGTTGCTGGTCTCTTTGGCACTTGTGTTGACGCTCTTCATTATGGAGCCGATGGGCAAAGAGGCGTATGAAAAAGGGATCAAACCCTATATGGACAAAAAGATCGGATATGAAGTGGCGTTTGACGAAACGGTCAAACCGTTCAAAAGCTTTATGCTTCGCAATACGCGTGAATCCGACCTCGCCCTTTTTTACCGTATCCGGCATCTGCCCAACCCGCAGACCGAAGCCGATGTGACGCTGCCGGTACTGCTGCCGGCTTTTATGATCAGTGAGCTCAAAACGGCATTCGAGATAGGCTTTTTGATCTTTTTGCCCTTTCTCGTCATCGATATGGTCGTCAGTTCGGTGTTGATGAGTATGGGTATGATGATGCTGCCACCGGTCATGATTTCATTGCCGTTCAAAATCCTCATATTCGTTCTGGTCGACGGATGGCACCTTTTGGTGGGAAATCTTGTGGAGAGTTTCAAATGA
- a CDS encoding flagellar motor protein MotB: MAKKKCPECPKCMPGWLAAFGDLMSLLLCFFVLLLSMSTMDAKKLEEAIGSLAGALSVLEGGERSELEERRMESGTGGGAAATSPTEIQTSQQAQSQMAEQISKMWMQMLSLKNEINEIAMSQGATPVTMEESEKGFLLRLPAELLFKPGEAKIDNMDALLFLKRIAMIIDKLPNTVQVNVRGHTDNIPPGPNSPYRDNWELSAARAVSVVKELIKDGVGPKRLSACGNAEFKPIATNATPEGRAKNRRVDLYFFSNEPEAEGKTRKSILDSNLPAAGQ; this comes from the coding sequence ATGGCGAAAAAGAAGTGCCCTGAGTGCCCGAAATGTATGCCGGGATGGCTGGCGGCATTTGGAGACTTGATGAGCCTACTGTTGTGCTTCTTCGTATTGCTGTTGTCGATGTCGACGATGGACGCGAAAAAACTCGAAGAGGCGATCGGATCGCTTGCAGGGGCACTCAGTGTTCTCGAAGGGGGCGAACGCTCCGAACTCGAAGAGCGGCGTATGGAGAGTGGAACGGGCGGCGGTGCAGCCGCTACGTCGCCGACCGAGATTCAGACGTCGCAGCAGGCACAGTCTCAGATGGCGGAACAGATTAGCAAAATGTGGATGCAGATGCTCTCTTTGAAAAACGAGATCAACGAAATCGCGATGAGCCAGGGGGCCACGCCTGTGACGATGGAGGAGTCCGAAAAGGGATTCCTCCTCCGTTTGCCTGCCGAACTGCTTTTCAAGCCGGGTGAGGCGAAGATAGACAATATGGATGCACTGCTGTTTCTCAAACGCATCGCGATGATTATCGACAAACTGCCCAACACGGTGCAGGTCAATGTACGCGGCCATACCGACAACATCCCTCCCGGCCCCAACAGTCCCTATCGTGACAACTGGGAGCTCTCGGCCGCTCGTGCCGTCTCGGTCGTCAAAGAGCTGATAAAAGACGGTGTGGGCCCCAAGCGGCTTTCGGCTTGCGGCAATGCGGAGTTCAAACCGATTGCGACCAATGCGACACCGGAAGGGCGGGCCAAGAACCGTCGCGTCGACCTCTACTTCTTCTCCAACGAGCCGGAGGCCGAAGGGAAGACGAGAAAAAGCATTCTCGATAGCAATCTTCCGGCAGCCGGACAGTGA
- a CDS encoding motility protein A — protein sequence MDLGSVIGLVLILGLLFGAMAMGVGIGAYIDIPSVLIVIGGSIGALLVAFKMEQMKNFVKIFMIAIKPPQENVPELIKKLVEYSTQARRDGILSLEAAANNEENDFLKKGLSMAVDGNEPDTIRELLEIEMEQTSERHKANAAIFDQWAGLAGAMGMIGTLIGLVAMLLNMSDPSAIGPSMAVALLTTMYGAMIGNIFGTPIANILNIRDADENLVKTIILEGIMSIQAGDNPRTLEAKLLSFLPPNERVSQFE from the coding sequence ATGGACTTAGGTAGTGTCATCGGTTTGGTGTTGATTCTTGGCCTGCTGTTTGGTGCGATGGCCATGGGGGTCGGTATCGGTGCGTATATCGATATTCCCTCCGTTTTGATCGTTATCGGCGGCTCGATCGGGGCGTTGCTCGTGGCGTTCAAGATGGAGCAGATGAAGAATTTCGTCAAAATCTTCATGATCGCCATCAAACCGCCGCAGGAAAATGTTCCCGAACTGATCAAAAAGCTTGTCGAGTACTCCACACAGGCACGGCGTGACGGTATTTTGTCACTGGAAGCGGCAGCCAACAACGAAGAGAACGACTTTCTGAAAAAAGGGCTTTCGATGGCGGTCGACGGCAACGAACCGGATACCATCCGGGAGCTTCTCGAAATCGAGATGGAGCAGACCAGTGAACGCCACAAGGCCAATGCCGCGATTTTCGACCAGTGGGCGGGACTTGCCGGTGCGATGGGGATGATCGGTACACTGATCGGCCTGGTCGCGATGCTTCTGAATATGTCGGACCCGAGCGCCATCGGTCCTTCGATGGCGGTTGCGCTTTTGACGACGATGTACGGTGCGATGATCGGAAACATCTTCGGTACGCCGATCGCCAATATCCTCAATATCCGTGATGCCGATGAAAACCTTGTCAAGACGATTATCCTCGAAGGGATCATGTCGATTCAGGCGGGAGACAACCCTCGAACGCTCGAAGCGAAACTTTTGTCCTTCCTGCCGCCGAACGAACGGGTGAGCCAGTTTGAGTAG
- the glmU gene encoding bifunctional UDP-N-acetylglucosamine diphosphorylase/glucosamine-1-phosphate N-acetyltransferase GlmU, with the protein MSLSVIILAAGQGTRMKSKLPKVLHPISGLPMLHYTVKAAQVISDDVTLVLYHQAERIKEEIDASFDNIKFKIQDHANYPGTGGAVMNIETLHDRILVLNGDMPLVTQEALEPLIRCDADIVMSVFDLEDPSGYGRVVVENGEVQGIVEEKDCTEEQKRIKTVNAGVYIFKKEVLDRYLPLLSNDNAQAEYYLTDIIKMAHDEGLHIKPVWVEEEAFKGVNSRYDLAHAEEIMQNRIKEKWMRAGVTMHLPSTIYIDSRAVFHGDCTLDNGVTIHGETVITESHIKSHSVIEDADIRHSSCGPMARVRPGSILEETHIGNFVEVKKSHLKGVKAGHLSYLGDAEIDEGTNVGAGTITCNYDGVRKYKTKIGKNVFIGSDTQLVAPVTIEDNVMIAAGTTVTKDVNEGALAISRTPQKIVEHFFHRFFKTGK; encoded by the coding sequence ATGTCTTTATCTGTCATCATTCTCGCTGCCGGACAGGGCACACGAATGAAATCGAAACTCCCAAAAGTCCTGCATCCCATAAGCGGCCTTCCGATGCTTCACTATACCGTCAAAGCCGCCCAGGTCATCAGTGACGACGTCACGCTTGTGCTCTACCATCAGGCAGAGCGCATCAAAGAGGAGATCGACGCATCTTTCGACAACATCAAATTCAAAATACAAGATCATGCGAACTACCCCGGTACCGGCGGTGCCGTCATGAATATCGAAACGCTCCACGATCGCATCCTCGTCCTCAACGGCGACATGCCCCTCGTTACCCAGGAGGCACTCGAACCGCTTATCCGCTGCGATGCCGATATCGTCATGAGTGTCTTCGATCTCGAGGACCCTTCCGGTTACGGCCGTGTCGTCGTCGAAAACGGTGAAGTACAGGGAATCGTGGAGGAGAAAGATTGTACCGAAGAGCAAAAACGCATCAAAACGGTCAATGCCGGCGTCTATATCTTCAAAAAAGAGGTACTCGACCGCTATTTGCCACTTCTTTCCAACGACAATGCGCAGGCGGAATACTACTTGACCGACATTATCAAGATGGCCCACGACGAAGGGCTGCATATCAAGCCGGTATGGGTCGAAGAGGAGGCATTCAAAGGCGTCAACAGCCGATACGACCTCGCCCATGCCGAAGAAATCATGCAAAACAGGATCAAGGAGAAGTGGATGCGTGCCGGTGTCACGATGCATCTGCCTTCGACGATCTACATCGATTCTCGGGCCGTTTTCCACGGCGACTGCACGCTCGACAACGGCGTGACGATTCACGGTGAGACGGTCATCACCGAGAGTCATATAAAATCGCACAGCGTCATCGAGGATGCCGACATCAGACACTCGAGCTGCGGCCCAATGGCGAGGGTACGCCCCGGCAGCATTCTGGAGGAGACCCACATCGGCAACTTCGTCGAAGTCAAAAAATCACACCTCAAAGGAGTCAAAGCCGGCCATCTAAGCTACCTCGGAGACGCCGAAATCGACGAAGGGACCAATGTGGGTGCAGGAACCATCACCTGCAATTACGACGGTGTGAGAAAGTACAAGACCAAAATCGGGAAGAATGTCTTCATCGGCTCCGACACCCAGCTCGTCGCACCGGTGACGATCGAAGACAATGTCATGATCGCCGCCGGAACGACGGTCACGAAAGATGTTAACGAGGGGGCACTCGCCATCTCCCGCACACCACAGAAGATCGTCGAACACTTCTTCCACCGCTTCTTCAAAACAGGGAAATAG
- the coaBC gene encoding bifunctional phosphopantothenoylcysteine decarboxylase/phosphopantothenate--cysteine ligase CoaBC: MIEQIRLDGKKVLIGVTGSIAAYKACELVRLYVKAGAQVRVVMTEAAKRFVSPLTFEALSSDTVLHEKTETWSGGLNHIDIGEWADLFVIAPATANTINKLGNGIADNLLLQTALAFGKTMLLCPAANTRMIENPVTTASMKLLKLHRIEVVEPQTKLLACNTVGNGAMAEPETIFATSLKHLFEEEYWKNRRVVVTGGGTIEKIDDVRYLSNFSSGKMAEALVTALYARGADVCYVTTRAPQSIPPVHVIKVESAEEMLAFTKDALRVAKKGVLTKPSFHSETGRPELIQKTPWLFMAAAVSDYRPAYPQSGKLKKDSLGETWRLELVKNPDILATLDKTGIKTVAFKAEMNAETALENAQKALREKGVDAVALNILENSRSFGSDTNTVTLVTEERIVEIPQAAKIDIAMTMLENLKTL, encoded by the coding sequence ATGATTGAGCAAATCAGACTCGACGGCAAGAAGGTTCTCATCGGTGTCACCGGCAGCATCGCCGCTTACAAGGCGTGTGAACTGGTACGGCTCTACGTCAAAGCGGGGGCACAGGTGCGCGTCGTCATGACCGAAGCGGCAAAACGGTTCGTCTCACCGCTGACCTTCGAAGCGCTGAGCTCCGATACCGTCTTGCACGAGAAGACCGAAACATGGAGCGGCGGCCTGAACCATATCGACATCGGCGAGTGGGCCGACCTTTTCGTCATCGCCCCTGCGACCGCAAACACGATCAACAAACTCGGCAACGGCATCGCCGACAACCTGCTGCTCCAGACCGCCCTCGCCTTTGGGAAAACGATGCTGCTCTGTCCGGCCGCCAACACCCGGATGATCGAAAACCCTGTCACCACCGCAAGTATGAAGCTGCTCAAACTTCACCGTATCGAAGTGGTCGAACCGCAGACGAAACTACTGGCATGCAACACGGTCGGGAACGGAGCGATGGCCGAACCCGAAACGATCTTCGCGACGTCGCTGAAACATCTTTTCGAAGAGGAGTATTGGAAAAACCGCCGTGTCGTCGTCACCGGCGGCGGAACGATCGAGAAGATCGACGATGTCCGCTACCTCTCCAACTTCTCCTCCGGAAAGATGGCCGAAGCATTGGTGACGGCGCTATATGCAAGAGGGGCCGATGTCTGCTACGTTACGACACGTGCACCGCAGAGTATTCCGCCTGTGCATGTCATCAAGGTCGAAAGTGCCGAAGAGATGCTGGCATTTACGAAAGATGCGCTGCGCGTCGCGAAAAAGGGTGTGCTTACCAAACCGTCGTTCCACTCCGAAACAGGCCGGCCCGAGCTGATCCAGAAGACGCCGTGGCTCTTCATGGCGGCCGCGGTGAGCGACTATCGTCCTGCCTATCCCCAAAGCGGCAAGCTGAAAAAAGATTCACTGGGTGAAACGTGGAGACTCGAGCTCGTCAAAAACCCGGACATTCTTGCAACCCTCGACAAAACCGGCATCAAAACGGTCGCCTTCAAAGCGGAGATGAATGCCGAAACGGCACTTGAAAACGCACAAAAGGCATTGAGAGAGAAAGGAGTCGACGCCGTCGCGCTCAACATCCTCGAAAACAGCCGCAGCTTCGGAAGCGATACCAACACCGTGACACTTGTCACCGAAGAGAGAATCGTCGAAATCCCGCAGGCTGCAAAGATCGATATCGCCATGACGATGCTGGAGAACCTCAAAACACTATGA
- a CDS encoding di-trans,poly-cis-decaprenylcistransferase: protein MSNIARHIAIIMDGNGRWASERGLKRVKGHERGAETVRTITTYASNHPEIEVLTLYAFSTENWKRPKMEVEFLMRLLNNYLKNELPTYIKHQIRFETIGDLSRFSPTLQMQIAKMKEETRHFKKLTQVLALNYGSQDEIARAAKELCEAEKEITVESLESAIESSKSGPVDILIRTGGEQRLSNFLLWQSAYAELFFTQTLWPDFAPEELETIIENFKKRHRRFGGI, encoded by the coding sequence ATGAGCAATATCGCCAGACATATCGCCATCATTATGGACGGTAACGGCCGCTGGGCAAGCGAACGCGGGCTCAAGCGGGTCAAAGGGCATGAACGCGGTGCCGAAACCGTCAGAACCATCACGACCTACGCCTCCAACCATCCCGAAATCGAGGTGCTCACCCTCTACGCATTCAGCACCGAAAACTGGAAACGTCCCAAGATGGAGGTGGAGTTTCTCATGCGCCTTCTAAACAACTACCTCAAAAACGAACTGCCCACCTACATCAAACACCAGATCCGTTTCGAGACGATCGGCGATCTCTCACGCTTCTCTCCGACATTGCAAATGCAGATCGCCAAGATGAAAGAGGAGACCAGACATTTCAAAAAACTTACCCAGGTGCTGGCACTCAACTACGGTTCCCAGGATGAGATCGCAAGAGCCGCGAAAGAGCTGTGCGAAGCGGAAAAAGAGATCACGGTCGAATCGCTGGAGAGTGCGATCGAAAGTTCAAAGTCCGGGCCGGTCGACATTCTCATCCGAACAGGGGGTGAACAGCGCCTCTCCAACTTTCTACTCTGGCAGTCGGCCTATGCCGAACTCTTTTTTACCCAGACCCTCTGGCCCGACTTCGCTCCCGAAGAGCTGGAGACGATCATCGAAAACTTCAAGAAGCGCCACAGGCGCTTCGGGGGCATCTGA
- a CDS encoding prepilin peptidase, giving the protein MELLFALFLGLAIGSFLNVLIVRIPKGENIAFPPSHCPKCDNALKWWHNIPLLSWIFLQGKCAYCKSPISRLYPVVELLTGLVFMTLAMKLGVGVEWFVTGLIFSLLLALSIIDFKYYAVPDSLNFTALALALLMPIFTFGGDWMTDGVKDFSLYQDALLESFKNAAIMGSSFFLLGLAVKFLIKKDALGEADIIIAATMGALLGFPLVLIAIYVSALLAIVPALFARGHMVPFVPFLALGTWIVYIFSDTFLKWWNMLYA; this is encoded by the coding sequence ATGGAGCTTCTCTTCGCCCTCTTTCTCGGACTTGCCATCGGGTCGTTTCTGAATGTCCTGATCGTCCGTATCCCCAAAGGGGAGAACATCGCCTTTCCTCCATCCCACTGTCCGAAATGCGACAATGCACTTAAATGGTGGCACAACATCCCTCTGCTTTCGTGGATATTCCTGCAGGGAAAGTGTGCCTACTGCAAAAGCCCCATCAGCAGACTCTATCCGGTCGTCGAACTGTTGACGGGCCTGGTTTTCATGACACTGGCGATGAAACTTGGAGTTGGCGTGGAGTGGTTCGTCACAGGGCTCATCTTCTCTCTTCTGCTCGCCCTTTCCATCATCGACTTCAAATATTACGCCGTGCCCGATTCACTCAATTTCACGGCACTGGCACTGGCGCTGCTAATGCCCATCTTCACCTTCGGAGGGGATTGGATGACGGATGGCGTAAAAGATTTTTCGCTCTATCAGGATGCCCTGCTGGAGAGCTTTAAAAACGCCGCCATCATGGGAAGCTCTTTTTTTCTGCTCGGACTCGCCGTGAAATTTCTGATCAAAAAAGATGCCCTCGGCGAAGCCGACATCATCATCGCCGCGACGATGGGTGCGCTGCTGGGGTTTCCACTCGTTCTCATCGCCATCTACGTTTCGGCGTTGCTGGCGATCGTACCGGCACTCTTCGCCCGCGGGCATATGGTGCCGTTCGTTCCCTTCCTGGCACTTGGCACATGGATCGTTTATATCTTTTCCGATACATTTTTGAAATGGTGGAATATGCTCTATGCCTAA